One window of Silurus meridionalis isolate SWU-2019-XX chromosome 9, ASM1480568v1, whole genome shotgun sequence genomic DNA carries:
- the shroom2b gene encoding protein Shroom2 isoform X1 gives MEAVGACPPFGAPSGEPNFKTSKDRDTWRAMEKHAPPDEEKWMLVDVVLIGGGPWGFTLRGGLEYQEPLIITKVEEESRAALAQLQVGDEIVSINAIPLSGYRKEAICLVKSSFRTLALGLKRKNEPLCRPHSWHSSKASENSSEVQDTGVHMSKCDASSSSNDFHSCWNQPNLQHKSCQSSSLGNMELLECSSNTHHIGAEKHGTTRGGDKHDSGYRAFSSCTPEQHLAERVSASEFMFYQGSQSQHGSYLHIPVNSESCISPKAEDQACSRFFSSESFNINPVWNVPEKFSAAYLPPPPGPPLQIDSFTATKVHEKGLGIPYSHLPPVHSHQKSLSKVIYKQDDDNHFTEQGLQSQHSYNPPPRKGFLQVHLSAENFLPNELSSTKPYSLSSNDVRQGQTCFSCQPQHQRQCSDDSPFYQYSNNTFTPKMQSSGIYYRSLQNLPTDVGFQKQTGNATGSLSSTAYDNSSDGMANYRYYCITSEKPTQEISEGVGVHKWRPESDYIHASSDRNSAKYKKSIQLKYPLTSQQPSENRNYKYTVTCPKIEASSPAFVKSGKKEKDNPWKKDSGISKNQDSKNTLNQLAEQRYIFTKQHNDTQNGTLISKNGHQVCPQKTPLLHSLAQENRILAESTMFTTKGCTVQEKPDPISSKQGRRSDRYATTLLNEIQEKRAQLQKSRSAAILNCPGEFEEDLWVWKSTETSTSSSDGSFTSTYKDHLKEAQARVLQATSFKRRDLELHGSETFQFGTKSASNNGHVTRIGSRKRFPLDKRVHSFSEPDKINELGVDEQATQQATLGSFVDRFKFFEGASKPTFSKPIPKKSQFNSIESTGRGRNRFTLLVGDKDRELASKLQFNNHKSNTTANEGQRLGTFAEYEAAWNFQSKSIVGRKSSRCHSAENILDSGIEEGSNMVCIHERSRSSPSADFHGEKVCLLAEKPGVESYSEHAVDPEKSHSDSNLIENTTESSAARKNIPMKTVHAEGNSDKEAKHYLVPNESPGGTEKGLTHQLTLLCSLEQPPSVFNAMQFSSSEAQKVDSTETASLSAAPAVPSEEDEKREELARDIMGMDKSLVDILDQSKMKTTMDLMEGIYPQGEQLLKSLQQRRKSASKQSPKTTQKADDKMAPSASLVTNSSYYSTSAPKAELLIRMRDMQEQMKEQGSEDELEYDLSSKKQELIDSLSRKLQVLREARESLQEDMQDNNTLGEEVEATVQAICKPNELDKFRMFVGDLDKVVSLLLSLSGRLARVENALNNLEEGVSAEEKHTLIEKRNLLIGQHEDAKELKENLDRRERLVYEILGSNLSEDHLADYQHFVKMKSALIIEQRKLEDRIKLGEEQLKCLKESLPLEQRINY, from the exons ATGGAAgctgtaggtgcatgtccaccaTTTGGAGCTCCATCAGGAGAACCCAATTTTAAGACCAGTAAAGACAGGGACACATGGAGAGCCATGGAGAAGCACGCTCCTCCAGATGAGGAGAAATGGATGCTGGTGGATGTTGTTCTCATTGGAGGAGGTCCATGGGGATTTACTCTGAGAGGAGGTCTGGAATACCAGGAACCGCTGATTATTACAAAG gttgaGGAGGAAAGCCGAGCAGCATTGGCCCAGCTCCAGGTCGGTGATGAGATTGTCAGTATTAATGCAATTCCTCTGAGCGGCTACAGAAAGGAGGCTATCTGCCTGGTTAAGAGCTCCTTCAGAACTCTGGCATTGGGGTTAAAGCG GAAGAATGAACCTTTATGCAGACCTCACTCATGGCATTCTTCCAAAGCCTCTGAGAATTCCTCAGAGGTTCAAGATACTGGTGTGCACATGTCAAAGTGTGATGCAAG TTCATCCTCAAATGACTTTCACAGTTGTTGGAACCAGCCAAATCTACAGCATAAATCATGCCAGTCCAGCTCATTAGGCAACATGGAACTTCTAGAGTGCTCCTCCAACACACATCACATTGGGGCAGAAAAGCATGGAACAACAAGAGGTGGTGATAAACATGACTCTGGATATAGAGCATTTTCCTCTTGTACACCTGagcagcatttggcagaaagAGTCTCTGCATCAGAGTTTATGTTTTATCAGGGCAGCCAAAGTCAACATGGCAGTTATCTACATATTCCTGTGAATAGTGAAAGCTGTATTAGCCCCAAGGCTGAGGACCAGGCTTGCTCCAGATTCTTTTCTTCAGAAAGTTTTAATATTAACCCTGTGTGGAATGTTCCAGAGAAGTTTTCAGCAGCTTACTTACCACCCCCACCAGGTCCACCTTTACAAATTGACAGTTTTACAGCAACTAAAGTTCATGAAAAGGGTTTAGGCATCCCATACTCGCATTTACCTCCTGTACATTCCCATCAGAAATCCCTTAGTAAAGTTATATACAAGCAGGATGATGACAACCACTTTACTGAACAAGGACTCCAATCACAGCATAGTTACAACCCACCACCTAGGAAAGGTTTTCTCCAAGTGCACCTTTCAGCTGAGAACTTCTTACCAAATGAGCTGAGTAGCACAAAACCTTATTCCTTATCTAGTAATGATGTAAGGCAAGGCCAGACTTGCTTTTCCTGTCAGCCTCAGCATCAACGACAGTGCAGTGATGACAGTCCCTTCTATCAGTATTCCAATAACACGTTTACACCCAAGATGCAGAGTTCTGGCATTTACTACCGCAGCCTACAAAATCTTCCCACTGATGTAGGTTTTCAGAAGCAAACTGGAAATGCCACAGGCTCTTTGTCTAGCACAGCTTATGACAACAGCTCTGATGGAATGGCTAATTATCGTTACTATTGCATCACTTCTGAAAAGCCCACACAAGAGATTTCAGAAGGAGTTGGAGTGCATAAATGGAGACCAGAATCAGATTATATCCATGCTAGCAGTGACAGAAACtcagcaaaatataaaaaatcaatacaattaAAGTACCCTCTAACTTCCCAGCAGCCATCTGAGAACAGAAACTACAAATACACAGTCACTTGTCCAAAAATAGAAGCATCAAGTCCAGCCTTTGTAAAGTctgggaaaaaagagaaggacaATCCATGGAAGAAGGATAGTGGAATTTCTAAAAACCAAGACAGCAAAAACACATTGAACCAACTGGCAGAACAGAGATACATTTTCACCAAACAGCATAATGATACCCAAAATGGCACTTTGATCTCCAAGAATGGACATCAAGTCTGCCCTCAGAAAACCCCATTGTTACATTCTTTAGCTCAGGAAAACAGGATTCTGGCTGAGAGTACCATGTTCACAACAAAAGGATGCACAGTACAGGAAAAACCTGATCCCATAAGTAGCAAGCAAGGGAGACGAAGTGACCGTTATGCCACTACTTTGCTTAATGAGATACAAGAAAAGAGAGCCCAGCTTCAAAAGAGCCGGAGTGCTGCTATCTTAAATTGTCCTGGAGAATTTGAGGAGGATTTATGGGTCTGGAAATCCACAGAGACCTCTACATCCTCTTCGGATGGATCTTTTACAAGCACCTACAAGGACCACCTGAAAGAGGCACAAGCCAGAGTTCTACAGGCCACATCATTTAAAAGGAGAGATCTGGAGCTTCATGGGAGTGAAACTTTTCAGTTTGGCACAAAATCAGCTTCAAACAATGGCCATGTCACCCGCATTGGGAGTCGAAAACGTTTCCCCTTGGACAAAAGGGTCCATTCTTTTTCAGAACCTGACAAGATAAATGAATTGGGTGTAGATGAACAAGCCACACAACAAGCAACTCTTGGCTCCTTTGTAGACAGATTTAAATTCTTCGAAGGAGCTTCTAAACCAACATTCTCCAAACCCATCCCAAAGAAATCCCAATTCAACTCTATTGAAAGCACTGGCAGAGGAAGAAATAGGTTTACTTTGCTTGTAGGTGACAAAGATAGAGAGCTTGCATCAAAACTGCAGTTTAATAATCACAAAAGTAACACCACAGCTAATGAGGGGCAACGACTGGGCACTTTTGCAGAGTATGAGGCAGCATGGAACTTCCAGAGCAAGTCAATAGTAGGAAGGAAATCTAGCAGATGTCACTCTGCAGAGAACATTTTGGATTCAGGCATAGAAGAAGGTAGCAACATGGTGTGTATCCATGAAAGGTCCAGATCCTCTCCTTCAGCAGATTTTCATGGAGAA aAAGTTTGTTTGTTAGCAGAGAAGCCTGGTGTAGAGTCTTATTCAGAACACGCAGTAGATCCAGAGAAAAGTCATAGTGACAG TAACCTGATTGAGAACACAACAGAATCCAGCGCAGCCAGGAAAAACATTCCCATGAAGACTGTCCATGCAGAAGGCAACTCTGATAAAGAAGCAAAACATTATCTGGTTCCTAATGAGTCACCTGGAGGCACCGAAAAAGGGCTTACACACCAGCTAACTTTACTGTGCTCCTTAGAGCAGCCTCCTTCTGTTTTCAATGCCATGCAGTTCAGTTCTTCAGAGGCCCAGAAGGTGGATAGCACAGAGACAGCGAGCCTGAGTGCAGCCCCTGCTGTCCCATCTGAGGAGGATGAGAAGAGAGAGGAACTAGCCAGAGATATAATGGGAATGGATAAGAGTCTAGTAGATATTTTGGATCAGAGTAAGATGAAGACCACAATGGACCTGATGGAAGGGATCTACCCTCAAGGAGAGCAGCTTCTCAAGAGTCTGCAGCAAAGGAGAAAATCAGCTTCGAAACAATCTCCCAAAACCACACAGAA AGCTGATGACAAAATGGCTCCCTCAGCCTCCCTAGTGACAAACTCTTCATACTACAGCACTTCAGCTCCCAAAGCAGAGCTCCTGATTAGGATGAGGGACATGCAAGAACAGATGAAGGAACAGGGCTCTGAAGATGAACTTGAATATGATCTTTCCAGTAAGAAG CAGGAGCTAATTGACAGTCTAAGCAGGAAACTGCAGGTACTCCGTGAGGCCAGAGAGAGTCTTCAGGAGGACATGCAGGACAACAACACACTGGGTGAAGAGGTGGAGGCCACCGTGCAGGCCATTTGCAAACCCAATGAGCTAGACAAGTTCCGCATGTTTGTCGGAGACCTGGACAAAGTGGTCAGCCTGCTGCTCTCACTGTCAGGGAGACTGGCACGTGTGGAAAATGCACTTAATAACCTGGAGGAGGGTGTTTCAGCTGAAGAGAAG CACACGCTGATAGAAAAACGGAATCTGCTGATTGGCCAGCATGAAGACGCGAAGGAGCTGAAGGAGAATTTAGACCGAAGGGAGCGCCTGGTGTACGAAATTCTGGGCAGCAATCTGAGTGAGGACCACCTTGCAGACTACCAGCACTTTGTGAAGATGAAGTCGGCTCTCATCATTGAGCAGAGAAAACTTGAGGATCGGATTAAGCTGGGAGAGGAGCAGCTCAAGTGTCTGAAAGAGAGCTTGCCTCTGGAGCAGAGAATAAACTACTGa
- the shroom2b gene encoding protein Shroom2 isoform X2 translates to MEAVGACPPFGAPSGEPNFKTSKDRDTWRAMEKHAPPDEEKWMLVDVVLIGGGPWGFTLRGGLEYQEPLIITKVEEESRAALAQLQVGDEIVSINAIPLSGYRKEAICLVKSSFRTLALGLKRKNEPLCRPHSWHSSKASENSSEVQDTGVHMSKCDASSSSNDFHSCWNQPNLQHKSCQSSSLGNMELLECSSNTHHIGAEKHGTTRGGDKHDSGYRAFSSCTPEQHLAERVSASEFMFYQGSQSQHGSYLHIPVNSESCISPKAEDQACSRFFSSESFNINPVWNVPEKFSAAYLPPPPGPPLQIDSFTATKVHEKGLGIPYSHLPPVHSHQKSLSKVIYKQDDDNHFTEQGLQSQHSYNPPPRKGFLQVHLSAENFLPNELSSTKPYSLSSNDVRQGQTCFSCQPQHQRQCSDDSPFYQYSNNTFTPKMQSSGIYYRSLQNLPTDVGFQKQTGNATGSLSSTAYDNSSDGMANYRYYCITSEKPTQEISEGVGVHKWRPESDYIHASSDRNSAKYKKSIQLKYPLTSQQPSENRNYKYTVTCPKIEASSPAFVKSGKKEKDNPWKKDSGISKNQDSKNTLNQLAEQRYIFTKQHNDTQNGTLISKNGHQVCPQKTPLLHSLAQENRILAESTMFTTKGCTVQEKPDPISSKQGRRSDRYATTLLNEIQEKRAQLQKSRSAAILNCPGEFEEDLWVWKSTETSTSSSDGSFTSTYKDHLKEAQARVLQATSFKRRDLELHGSETFQFGTKSASNNGHVTRIGSRKRFPLDKRVHSFSEPDKINELGVDEQATQQATLGSFVDRFKFFEGASKPTFSKPIPKKSQFNSIESTGRGRNRFTLLVGDKDRELASKLQFNNHKSNTTANEGQRLGTFAEYEAAWNFQSKSIVGRKSSRCHSAENILDSGIEEGSNMVCIHERSRSSPSADFHGEKVCLLAEKPGVESYSEHAVDPEKSHSDSNLIENTTESSAARKNIPMKTVHAEGNSDKEAKHYLVPNESPGGTEKGLTHQLTLLCSLEQPPSVFNAMQFSSSEAQKVDSTETASLSAAPAVPSEEDEKREELARDIMGMDKSLVDILDQSKMKTTMDLMEGIYPQGEQLLKSLQQRRKSASKQSPKTTQKADDKMAPSASLVTNSSYYSTSAPKAELLIRMRDMQEQMKEQGSEDELEYDLSSKKELIDSLSRKLQVLREARESLQEDMQDNNTLGEEVEATVQAICKPNELDKFRMFVGDLDKVVSLLLSLSGRLARVENALNNLEEGVSAEEKHTLIEKRNLLIGQHEDAKELKENLDRRERLVYEILGSNLSEDHLADYQHFVKMKSALIIEQRKLEDRIKLGEEQLKCLKESLPLEQRINY, encoded by the exons ATGGAAgctgtaggtgcatgtccaccaTTTGGAGCTCCATCAGGAGAACCCAATTTTAAGACCAGTAAAGACAGGGACACATGGAGAGCCATGGAGAAGCACGCTCCTCCAGATGAGGAGAAATGGATGCTGGTGGATGTTGTTCTCATTGGAGGAGGTCCATGGGGATTTACTCTGAGAGGAGGTCTGGAATACCAGGAACCGCTGATTATTACAAAG gttgaGGAGGAAAGCCGAGCAGCATTGGCCCAGCTCCAGGTCGGTGATGAGATTGTCAGTATTAATGCAATTCCTCTGAGCGGCTACAGAAAGGAGGCTATCTGCCTGGTTAAGAGCTCCTTCAGAACTCTGGCATTGGGGTTAAAGCG GAAGAATGAACCTTTATGCAGACCTCACTCATGGCATTCTTCCAAAGCCTCTGAGAATTCCTCAGAGGTTCAAGATACTGGTGTGCACATGTCAAAGTGTGATGCAAG TTCATCCTCAAATGACTTTCACAGTTGTTGGAACCAGCCAAATCTACAGCATAAATCATGCCAGTCCAGCTCATTAGGCAACATGGAACTTCTAGAGTGCTCCTCCAACACACATCACATTGGGGCAGAAAAGCATGGAACAACAAGAGGTGGTGATAAACATGACTCTGGATATAGAGCATTTTCCTCTTGTACACCTGagcagcatttggcagaaagAGTCTCTGCATCAGAGTTTATGTTTTATCAGGGCAGCCAAAGTCAACATGGCAGTTATCTACATATTCCTGTGAATAGTGAAAGCTGTATTAGCCCCAAGGCTGAGGACCAGGCTTGCTCCAGATTCTTTTCTTCAGAAAGTTTTAATATTAACCCTGTGTGGAATGTTCCAGAGAAGTTTTCAGCAGCTTACTTACCACCCCCACCAGGTCCACCTTTACAAATTGACAGTTTTACAGCAACTAAAGTTCATGAAAAGGGTTTAGGCATCCCATACTCGCATTTACCTCCTGTACATTCCCATCAGAAATCCCTTAGTAAAGTTATATACAAGCAGGATGATGACAACCACTTTACTGAACAAGGACTCCAATCACAGCATAGTTACAACCCACCACCTAGGAAAGGTTTTCTCCAAGTGCACCTTTCAGCTGAGAACTTCTTACCAAATGAGCTGAGTAGCACAAAACCTTATTCCTTATCTAGTAATGATGTAAGGCAAGGCCAGACTTGCTTTTCCTGTCAGCCTCAGCATCAACGACAGTGCAGTGATGACAGTCCCTTCTATCAGTATTCCAATAACACGTTTACACCCAAGATGCAGAGTTCTGGCATTTACTACCGCAGCCTACAAAATCTTCCCACTGATGTAGGTTTTCAGAAGCAAACTGGAAATGCCACAGGCTCTTTGTCTAGCACAGCTTATGACAACAGCTCTGATGGAATGGCTAATTATCGTTACTATTGCATCACTTCTGAAAAGCCCACACAAGAGATTTCAGAAGGAGTTGGAGTGCATAAATGGAGACCAGAATCAGATTATATCCATGCTAGCAGTGACAGAAACtcagcaaaatataaaaaatcaatacaattaAAGTACCCTCTAACTTCCCAGCAGCCATCTGAGAACAGAAACTACAAATACACAGTCACTTGTCCAAAAATAGAAGCATCAAGTCCAGCCTTTGTAAAGTctgggaaaaaagagaaggacaATCCATGGAAGAAGGATAGTGGAATTTCTAAAAACCAAGACAGCAAAAACACATTGAACCAACTGGCAGAACAGAGATACATTTTCACCAAACAGCATAATGATACCCAAAATGGCACTTTGATCTCCAAGAATGGACATCAAGTCTGCCCTCAGAAAACCCCATTGTTACATTCTTTAGCTCAGGAAAACAGGATTCTGGCTGAGAGTACCATGTTCACAACAAAAGGATGCACAGTACAGGAAAAACCTGATCCCATAAGTAGCAAGCAAGGGAGACGAAGTGACCGTTATGCCACTACTTTGCTTAATGAGATACAAGAAAAGAGAGCCCAGCTTCAAAAGAGCCGGAGTGCTGCTATCTTAAATTGTCCTGGAGAATTTGAGGAGGATTTATGGGTCTGGAAATCCACAGAGACCTCTACATCCTCTTCGGATGGATCTTTTACAAGCACCTACAAGGACCACCTGAAAGAGGCACAAGCCAGAGTTCTACAGGCCACATCATTTAAAAGGAGAGATCTGGAGCTTCATGGGAGTGAAACTTTTCAGTTTGGCACAAAATCAGCTTCAAACAATGGCCATGTCACCCGCATTGGGAGTCGAAAACGTTTCCCCTTGGACAAAAGGGTCCATTCTTTTTCAGAACCTGACAAGATAAATGAATTGGGTGTAGATGAACAAGCCACACAACAAGCAACTCTTGGCTCCTTTGTAGACAGATTTAAATTCTTCGAAGGAGCTTCTAAACCAACATTCTCCAAACCCATCCCAAAGAAATCCCAATTCAACTCTATTGAAAGCACTGGCAGAGGAAGAAATAGGTTTACTTTGCTTGTAGGTGACAAAGATAGAGAGCTTGCATCAAAACTGCAGTTTAATAATCACAAAAGTAACACCACAGCTAATGAGGGGCAACGACTGGGCACTTTTGCAGAGTATGAGGCAGCATGGAACTTCCAGAGCAAGTCAATAGTAGGAAGGAAATCTAGCAGATGTCACTCTGCAGAGAACATTTTGGATTCAGGCATAGAAGAAGGTAGCAACATGGTGTGTATCCATGAAAGGTCCAGATCCTCTCCTTCAGCAGATTTTCATGGAGAA aAAGTTTGTTTGTTAGCAGAGAAGCCTGGTGTAGAGTCTTATTCAGAACACGCAGTAGATCCAGAGAAAAGTCATAGTGACAG TAACCTGATTGAGAACACAACAGAATCCAGCGCAGCCAGGAAAAACATTCCCATGAAGACTGTCCATGCAGAAGGCAACTCTGATAAAGAAGCAAAACATTATCTGGTTCCTAATGAGTCACCTGGAGGCACCGAAAAAGGGCTTACACACCAGCTAACTTTACTGTGCTCCTTAGAGCAGCCTCCTTCTGTTTTCAATGCCATGCAGTTCAGTTCTTCAGAGGCCCAGAAGGTGGATAGCACAGAGACAGCGAGCCTGAGTGCAGCCCCTGCTGTCCCATCTGAGGAGGATGAGAAGAGAGAGGAACTAGCCAGAGATATAATGGGAATGGATAAGAGTCTAGTAGATATTTTGGATCAGAGTAAGATGAAGACCACAATGGACCTGATGGAAGGGATCTACCCTCAAGGAGAGCAGCTTCTCAAGAGTCTGCAGCAAAGGAGAAAATCAGCTTCGAAACAATCTCCCAAAACCACACAGAA AGCTGATGACAAAATGGCTCCCTCAGCCTCCCTAGTGACAAACTCTTCATACTACAGCACTTCAGCTCCCAAAGCAGAGCTCCTGATTAGGATGAGGGACATGCAAGAACAGATGAAGGAACAGGGCTCTGAAGATGAACTTGAATATGATCTTTCCAGTAAGAAG GAGCTAATTGACAGTCTAAGCAGGAAACTGCAGGTACTCCGTGAGGCCAGAGAGAGTCTTCAGGAGGACATGCAGGACAACAACACACTGGGTGAAGAGGTGGAGGCCACCGTGCAGGCCATTTGCAAACCCAATGAGCTAGACAAGTTCCGCATGTTTGTCGGAGACCTGGACAAAGTGGTCAGCCTGCTGCTCTCACTGTCAGGGAGACTGGCACGTGTGGAAAATGCACTTAATAACCTGGAGGAGGGTGTTTCAGCTGAAGAGAAG CACACGCTGATAGAAAAACGGAATCTGCTGATTGGCCAGCATGAAGACGCGAAGGAGCTGAAGGAGAATTTAGACCGAAGGGAGCGCCTGGTGTACGAAATTCTGGGCAGCAATCTGAGTGAGGACCACCTTGCAGACTACCAGCACTTTGTGAAGATGAAGTCGGCTCTCATCATTGAGCAGAGAAAACTTGAGGATCGGATTAAGCTGGGAGAGGAGCAGCTCAAGTGTCTGAAAGAGAGCTTGCCTCTGGAGCAGAGAATAAACTACTGa